The Curtobacterium poinsettiae DNA segment GGGACCAGAGTTCACCGGATCAATACTGTGGAGGGATGAGCGAGCTCGCTGTCCACCCGCCCGTCCTCGTGATGGGCGTCTCCGGCTCCGGCAAGTCCACCATCGGCCAGGCGTTCACCGACGCCCTGGTCGCGCAGGGCGAACCGTGCGTCTTCGTCGACGCCGACGACCTGCACCCGGTCGCCAACAAGGAGAAGATGCGGCAGGGCATCCCGCTCACCGACGATGACCGCTGGCCGTGGCTCGACGCCTGCGCCCAGCGGATCGCGGCGGTCGAATCGGACGGCTCCCGGTGCGTGATGGCGAACTCGGCGCTCAAGCGCGCCTACCGGGACCGTCTGCGCGAGTCCGCGCCGGGTCTCGTCATCGCCTTCCTCGACGGGTCGCGCGACCTGATCGCCGAACGGCAGTCCCACCGCCAGCACGAGTACATGCCGACGACGCTGCTCGACTCGCAGTTCGCGACCCTCGAGCGGCCGCAGCCCGACGAAGCCGCCGTCGCGGTGCCGATCGACGGATCGGTCGACGACACGGTGCGGGAGATCCTCGCCGCGCTCGCGGTCACCACCGGCTGACGAACACCGACGACCTGCAAGGACACCGCGTCGTGAGCGCCTCGATGCCGTGCCGGAGATCGCTGCGGCTCTGAGCTCGATGGTCGCGGACGTCCGACCGGTCGCTTGAACGGACAGCGATCAGCGGCGCACCGCACTGATCGCCCCGTGCGGCCGGTGCCCCGGGTCCGTGCGGGTGTGGACGTCCACGACGTCGAAGCCCGCTTCGTCCAGCACCGTCACCAGGGACGCGACCGGCCAGCGGTACGCGCTGACGACCGCGTGGTCGAAGACTTCGACCGCGTCGCCCTCGAAGAACCCGAGCAGCAGCCCACCGACGGGGGTGAGCACCCGGCGGAACTCGGCGAGCGGCTCACCGATCCGCGACGGTTCGTGGTGGATCACCGAGTACCAGGCCAGGACCCCGTCGACGCTGCCGTCCGCGAGCGGGAGCGCGTCGAGCGACCCGACCCGGAACTCGACCGAGGGGCGGTGCGTCCGACGTGCGTGCTCGACGAACTCCGGCACCGCGTCGATACCGCTGACACGGTGCCCCTGCCGTGCGAGGTGCGCCGTCCAGTGACCGGGGCCGCACCCGGCGTCGACCAGGGGACCGCTGCGACCGGCTGCCCAGTCGTCGACGAGGGATCGGTCGTCGGGGTGGACGGCGTCCATCGACCCGAGCAGTGCCGCGTACTCGTCGGCTCGAGCGCTGTACGCCGCCGTCACCCGCTCCGTCATGCGCCCGACCGTACCGCCGCAGCGCCGGACCGTGCGAGGTTCCGTGTTCCGTGCGACCCGGCAACCCTCGCACCAGGCACGGAACCTCGCACCACGCGGCAGCGCCTCGCACCACGGCAGCCACGCGGCAGCGCCGCGCGCCGCGGCATCCAAGCGTCAGAGCTTGAACGTCGCCTTCGGGATGTCGGACACGATGCGCCGGGCGGTGCGGACGGCGTCCTCCTCGGAGACCTGGTGCGTGACCACGAGCGACGCCAGGTACGCCGCGTCCGCCCGCCGCGCCATGTCGTGCCGCGCGGGGATGGAGCAGTACGCGCGGGTGTCGTCGATGAACCCGGAGGTCTTGGTGAACGACGCCGAGTCGGTGACGGCCGCCCGGTAGCGCTCGATGGCCGCCGGGGTGTCGATGAACCACCACGGCGCGCCCGCGTACACGGCGGGGTAGAAGCCCGCGAGCGGCCCGATCTCGCGCGAGAAGACGGTCTCGTCGACGGTGAACAGCACGAGGTGGAAGCCCGGAGCGGTGCCGAAGGACTCGAGCAGCGGCCGGAGCGGCTCGGTGAAGGACCCGACGGCCGGCAGGTCGTGCCCGGTGTCCGGCCCGAAGCGCTCGAGCGTCGGGGTGTGGTGGTTCCGGATCACCCCGGGGTGCAGCTGCATGACGAGGCCGTCCTCGACACTCATCTCCGCCCAGCGGTAGAGCATGTCGTGCCGGTACGCCGCGGCCTCGGCCTCGGTGACCGACGACGCATCGCGCAGTGCCGCCGCGTGGATGCGTTCCCGCTCGCTCGGCGGCAGGGGAGCGGAGCCCGCGTCGAGCACCCCGGTGTCCGTGGCGGTCGCGCCGTGCTCGATGAAGTGGTGGCGACGTGCGCGGAGCGCCGCCAGCAGCCCTGCGTGGGTGCCCGTGTCGATGCCGGCGGCTTCGCCGATCGACGCGACCACGGGCCTCCAGTCCGACCGCGTCGGGTCGAACACGGCGTCCGCGCGGAAGGTGGGGAGCACGCGGCCGGTGAAGCCGGGGTCCGCCGCGAGCTGCGCGTGCGCAGCGAGGTCGTCCGCCGGGCCGTCCGTGGTGGCGAGGACCTCGATGCCGAAGGCGTCGAAGAGCGCGCGTGGCCGGAACGCGGGGGAGGCCAGCAGGCCGGCGATGTGGTCGTACTGGTCGTCCGCGTTCGCGGCGGACGGCGCCTGATCGAGCCCGAACACGTCGTGCAGCTCCGTCTCGAACCAGTAGCGCACGGGGGTTCCGAGGAAGTCGTCCCAGTGCTCCGCCAGCTGCCGCCAGACGGCGCGGCCTGGAGGAACGGGGGTGGTTCCCGACACGTCGGCGCGTCCCAGGGCGGCCAGGTCCACCCCGTTCGCGTGCAGCAGGCGGAGCACGTAGTGGTCGGGGGTGATGAGCAGCGACGCGGGGTCGCTGAACGGCTGGTCCGAGGCGATCAGCGCCGCGTCGACGTGCCCGTGCGGCGAGATGATCGGGGCGTCCTTGACCGCCTCGTACACGGTGCGTGCCACGGCTCGCGCTCCGGGGTCGGCGGGGAACAGCCGGTCGGGGTGCGGTGCGAGCCGGGTGGGGGTGCTGGTGCGGGTCATCATCGACTCCTTCGGGGCGGCGAGTTCGGGTCTGCGAGTGCGGGGGCTGCTCGTGCGGGATCAGCCGGTGCCGGCGCGGGCCGCCGGCCCGGTCGACTCCCGCACGGTCAGGTGGGTGGGCAGGGCGACGGCGCCGGACATGTGCTCCCCGGGCAGTTCGTCGGCGGGCAGGGCACCGAGCCGTCCGAGCAGCATCCGGATCGCCACCCGGCCGGCCCGCTCGATCGGCGAGGTCATCGTGGTGAGCGGCGGGTTGCAGAAGTCGGCACCGAAGATGTCGTCGCAACCGACGATGCTCATGTCCTCGGGGACGCGGACCCCGCGCTCCCGCAGCCGGGCGAGCATCCCGATGGCGATCAGGTCGTTGAAGGCGATGCACGCGGTCGCACCGGCGTGCACGGCGGCGTCGGCGGCCGCGGCACCGGAGTCGACGAAGGGGGCGTGCGGTCCGACCCGGGCGACGCGGATCCCCAGGCGCTTGGCGACCTGCACGAGCGCGCGCCACCGACGCTCGTTCGACCACGAGCTGTCCGGCCCGGCGACGTACAGGATCTCCCGGTGTCCGAGCGACACCAGGTGCTGCACCGCCTGCTCCACTCCGCCGGGGGTGTCGATGAGCACCGACGGCACGCCGGTGGGCCGACGGTTCACCACGACCAGGGGGATCCGCTCGGCGAACCGCGCGATCTGCGCGTCCGACAGTCGTGACGCCGTGAGCACGACCCCGTCGGCCTTGGCCCCCACGGCGGTGAGCGCGGCCATCTCGGCGTCGGCGGACTCCTCGGTGTCGACGAGCAGCTGCGTCCAACCGGCCCCGGCGAGCTGGTGCTGGGTGCCGCGGATGACGTCGAAGTAGAACGGGTTCGTGATGTCGGACACGAGCACCGCGACGGCGCGGGTACGGCCTGAGGTCAGTGCCCGGGCCTGTGAGTTGGCGACGTAGCCGAGCTCGCGGGCCGCCCGCTGGATGCGCTCCTGGGTGACGGCGTTGACCCGGTCGGGCAGGCACAGGGCGCGGGAGACGGTGGACGCAGCGACCCCGGTGGCGTCGGCGATGTCGCGGATGGTGACGCGACGCGCAGCGCCCGTGGCACCGCCCGTGCGCCCGCCGCCGTCCGTCGAGAGGTCCTTCACGAGGCCGAACGTATTCGCGTCTGGCAACAAGTGGCAACCGGTTGCCGCATGTTGCCAACGGCGGAACAGTGGTGCCACCGAGCAGCGCCGCTCGGAGGAGGTCTCGAGGAGGAAACCCCCGTGAAGACGCGAAGACTGCAAGTCCGCACCCTCGTCGGTGCCGTCGCCGTGGTCGCCCTCGCCGCACTGTCCCTGCAGGGATGTGCCGTGGTGAACGGCAGCGGCGACGACCCGAACACCCTCCGCGTGATGATGGGCGCGGACACCACCTACCCCGAGGAACGCAAGCAGTGGCAGCGGGAGACCGCCGCCGAGTTCGAGCGCACGACCGGTGCCGACATCCAGTGGGAGACCTACTCGTCCGCGCAGGAGGAGTTGACCGCGATCCAGACGAGTGTCATCTCCGGGCAGGGCCCCGACGTCTACGCGATCGGCACCACCTTCACCCCGACCGCGTACGCCACCGGGGCCTTCGTCGAGATGGGCACGAAGGAGTGGGACGCGATCGGCGGCAAGGACCAGTTCGACCCCGCGTCGTTCGGCATCTCCGGTCCGAGTCCGTCGAAGCAGATCGGGATCCCGTTCGCCAGCCGTCCGTTCGTGATGGCGGTGAACAAGGACCTGCTCGCCGAGGCGGGGATCACCGACATGCCCACGACGTGGGACGAGCTCACCGCCGACGCGAAGGCCACCACGGGTGACGGACGCCACGGCATGGCGATCGCCTACGCCGACGGCTTCGACCCCTGGAAGTTCGTCTGGGGGATGGCCCAGAACGCCGGCAACACGATCGTCGACGGCTCGAAGGCCGAGATCGACAGCGAGGTCGTCGAGAACGCCTACCGCACCTACTTCGACTGGGTGACGAAGGACGGTGTCGTCGACCCGGCCGCGATCGGCTGGAACAACGCCCAGGCCCTCGCGCAGTTCACCGAGGGCAAGGCGGCGTTCTTCCCGATGACGACCACCACCGCCATCAACTCGTTCCAGGACACCAAGGTCGACGGCAAGTACGAGTTCGCACTGCTGCCCACCGTCCCGCCGGGGGCGTCCGAGCGGCCGTCCGGCGGCATCGAGGCCGCCAGCATCCTGTCCGGCGACAACTGGGTCGTCGCCGACTACGGCACCAAGCAGGAGCTGTCGTTCGCGTTCGTCAAGCAGCTCAGCGCCCCGAAGGCCCAGCTCGAGTACTACGACCTGTTCGGCAACCTGCCGACGAACGCCTCGGCCGCCGCCGACCTGGCGGCCGACAACCCGCAGCTCAAACCGATCATCGACGCCGGCCGCCTGTCCAAGCCGACCGCGTTCACCGGCGCCTGGTCCGACATCCAGCTCGCCCTGGTCGACGTCGTCGTGCAGTCGATCCCGTCGCTGAAGTCCGGCGAGGTCACCGACGACCAGCTCCGCAAGCGACTGCAGGACGCCCAGCAGGACGCCCAGGCCACCCTCGACCGTCAGAAGAACGGAGGTCTGTGATGACCAGCACGCAGACCAGGCCCCGCACCGACGCGGCGCCGCCCCGGCCCGTCCGCCCGGTCGGCGGGACGCCCCTCTACAAGCGCGAGCGTCCGCTCTGGATGCTCGTCCCCGGCGGGGTCCTCATGCTCGCCGTCATCGTGGTGCCGCTCCTGGTGGGCTTCTGGATCGCGATGCTCGACCTCGACCAGTACACGCTCCGCCAGTGGTTCAGCGCCCCGTTCGTCGGGTTCGCGAACTTCACCGAGGCCTTCACGAACTCGCCCCTGCTCCACTCGATCTGGATCTCGGTGTCGCTGTCGGTGCTGGTCACCGCGGTCACCGTGCCGATCGGGGTCGCTGCGGCGATCTCCACGCAGAACCGGTTCCCGGGGCGCGGCCTCGTCCGGTCGATCTACCTGATCCCCTACGTGCTGCCCGCGTTCGTCGTCGGCACCTTCTTCCGCACGATGCTCCAGCCGCAGGGCGTCGTGAACTCGATCCTGCACACCGACGTGCTGTGGCTGAACGGCTCGGCGTCGTACTGGGCGCTCGCCGGCGTGATGATCTGGACGAGCTGGCCGTTCGTCTACCTGCTGTCCCTTGCCGGGCTGCAGGCCGTGGACAACGAGGTGCACGAGGCCGCCGCGCTCGACGGGGTGACCTGGTGGGCGAGGCTCCGCTACATCATCTTCCCGTACCTGCGCGGACCCCTCAGCCTCGCCGTGATCATCGCGATCCTGCACAACATCAACAACTTCACGCTGCCGTTCGTGCTGTTCGGCATCCCGCTGCCGTCCAGCGTCGAGGTGATGCCCGTCCTGACGTACATCGCGAGCTTCCAGTCGTTCCGCTTCGGTCTGTCCGCAGCGATGGCGATCTGCTCGCTCGTGATCGTCGCGATCCCGCTGTTCGTCTACCTGCGAGCCGTCAAGCTCGACACCGGTGACGACGCCGGGCCCAGCCGGAAGCAGCGTCGCGCCGACCGCGCCACGCTCGCAGCCGCCCCGACCGCCGCCGACATCGACGGAGCACGCGCATGACCACCCCGAGCACGTCCTTCAGCACCCGAACCCGCCCCACCGCGACGCTCACCGAGAGCATCACGACCGGCAGCGGCGGGCGACGGAGCAAGCGCCCCTACGACACCGACGTCACCCGGCTGCTGCCGCGCTGGCTGCTCGTCACCGTCATCGCGGTGATCATCGCCTTCATCGCCGTCCCGGTGCTCTACATCCTGTTCGGCTCGGTCAACTCCGACGTCGCGGTCGCCCGCGGCGAGTACTTCCCGTCCGAGTTCACCCTGTCGAACTACGTGGAGATCTGGTCCACCGTCGCCCTCGGCGAGGGACTGGTGAACTCGATGCTCACCGCCGGTGCCGTCGCCGTCGCGAGTGCCGCGCTCGCCGTGTCGACGGCCTACGTGCTCGTCCGGTTCCGGTTCCTCGGGCGGCTGACCATCCTGCGTGGGCTCCTCGCCCTGCAGTCGATCCCCGGCACGCTCCTGCTCCTGCCGGTCTTCGTGGTGTTCTCGAACATCGCCAGCGCCACCGGCGTGCAGATCATCGGCACCCGGTGGGGCCTGTTCGTCACCTACCTGACCTTCGCCCTGCCGTTCTCCACGTGGGTCATGGTCACGTACCTGCGCGGCCTGCCGAAGGAACTCGAGGAAGCGGCCCGCATCGACGGCGCCAGCTCGACGAAGATCCTGACGAAGATCGTGCTCCCGCTGTCGTGGCCCGGCATCGTCGTTTCCGCGATCTTCGCCTTCCTGCTCGGCTGGAACGACGTCCTGTTCTCCA contains these protein-coding regions:
- a CDS encoding gluconokinase, with translation MSELAVHPPVLVMGVSGSGKSTIGQAFTDALVAQGEPCVFVDADDLHPVANKEKMRQGIPLTDDDRWPWLDACAQRIAAVESDGSRCVMANSALKRAYRDRLRESAPGLVIAFLDGSRDLIAERQSHRQHEYMPTTLLDSQFATLERPQPDEAAVAVPIDGSVDDTVREILAALAVTTG
- a CDS encoding class I SAM-dependent methyltransferase, which codes for MTERVTAAYSARADEYAALLGSMDAVHPDDRSLVDDWAAGRSGPLVDAGCGPGHWTAHLARQGHRVSGIDAVPEFVEHARRTHRPSVEFRVGSLDALPLADGSVDGVLAWYSVIHHEPSRIGEPLAEFRRVLTPVGGLLLGFFEGDAVEVFDHAVVSAYRWPVASLVTVLDEAGFDVVDVHTRTDPGHRPHGAISAVRR
- the uxaC gene encoding glucuronate isomerase, producing MTRTSTPTRLAPHPDRLFPADPGARAVARTVYEAVKDAPIISPHGHVDAALIASDQPFSDPASLLITPDHYVLRLLHANGVDLAALGRADVSGTTPVPPGRAVWRQLAEHWDDFLGTPVRYWFETELHDVFGLDQAPSAANADDQYDHIAGLLASPAFRPRALFDAFGIEVLATTDGPADDLAAHAQLAADPGFTGRVLPTFRADAVFDPTRSDWRPVVASIGEAAGIDTGTHAGLLAALRARRHHFIEHGATATDTGVLDAGSAPLPPSERERIHAAALRDASSVTEAEAAAYRHDMLYRWAEMSVEDGLVMQLHPGVIRNHHTPTLERFGPDTGHDLPAVGSFTEPLRPLLESFGTAPGFHLVLFTVDETVFSREIGPLAGFYPAVYAGAPWWFIDTPAAIERYRAAVTDSASFTKTSGFIDDTRAYCSIPARHDMARRADAAYLASLVVTHQVSEEDAVRTARRIVSDIPKATFKL
- a CDS encoding LacI family DNA-binding transcriptional regulator, which encodes MKDLSTDGGGRTGGATGAARRVTIRDIADATGVAASTVSRALCLPDRVNAVTQERIQRAARELGYVANSQARALTSGRTRAVAVLVSDITNPFYFDVIRGTQHQLAGAGWTQLLVDTEESADAEMAALTAVGAKADGVVLTASRLSDAQIARFAERIPLVVVNRRPTGVPSVLIDTPGGVEQAVQHLVSLGHREILYVAGPDSSWSNERRWRALVQVAKRLGIRVARVGPHAPFVDSGAAAADAAVHAGATACIAFNDLIAIGMLARLRERGVRVPEDMSIVGCDDIFGADFCNPPLTTMTSPIERAGRVAIRMLLGRLGALPADELPGEHMSGAVALPTHLTVRESTGPAARAGTG
- a CDS encoding ABC transporter substrate-binding protein → MKTRRLQVRTLVGAVAVVALAALSLQGCAVVNGSGDDPNTLRVMMGADTTYPEERKQWQRETAAEFERTTGADIQWETYSSAQEELTAIQTSVISGQGPDVYAIGTTFTPTAYATGAFVEMGTKEWDAIGGKDQFDPASFGISGPSPSKQIGIPFASRPFVMAVNKDLLAEAGITDMPTTWDELTADAKATTGDGRHGMAIAYADGFDPWKFVWGMAQNAGNTIVDGSKAEIDSEVVENAYRTYFDWVTKDGVVDPAAIGWNNAQALAQFTEGKAAFFPMTTTTAINSFQDTKVDGKYEFALLPTVPPGASERPSGGIEAASILSGDNWVVADYGTKQELSFAFVKQLSAPKAQLEYYDLFGNLPTNASAAADLAADNPQLKPIIDAGRLSKPTAFTGAWSDIQLALVDVVVQSIPSLKSGEVTDDQLRKRLQDAQQDAQATLDRQKNGGL
- a CDS encoding carbohydrate ABC transporter permease, translated to MTSTQTRPRTDAAPPRPVRPVGGTPLYKRERPLWMLVPGGVLMLAVIVVPLLVGFWIAMLDLDQYTLRQWFSAPFVGFANFTEAFTNSPLLHSIWISVSLSVLVTAVTVPIGVAAAISTQNRFPGRGLVRSIYLIPYVLPAFVVGTFFRTMLQPQGVVNSILHTDVLWLNGSASYWALAGVMIWTSWPFVYLLSLAGLQAVDNEVHEAAALDGVTWWARLRYIIFPYLRGPLSLAVIIAILHNINNFTLPFVLFGIPLPSSVEVMPVLTYIASFQSFRFGLSAAMAICSLVIVAIPLFVYLRAVKLDTGDDAGPSRKQRRADRATLAAAPTAADIDGARA
- a CDS encoding carbohydrate ABC transporter permease translates to MTTPSTSFSTRTRPTATLTESITTGSGGRRSKRPYDTDVTRLLPRWLLVTVIAVIIAFIAVPVLYILFGSVNSDVAVARGEYFPSEFTLSNYVEIWSTVALGEGLVNSMLTAGAVAVASAALAVSTAYVLVRFRFLGRLTILRGLLALQSIPGTLLLLPVFVVFSNIASATGVQIIGTRWGLFVTYLTFALPFSTWVMVTYLRGLPKELEEAARIDGASSTKILTKIVLPLSWPGIVVSAIFAFLLGWNDVLFSTIMTTPNTRTVAVVLQVLGTTQEGGAVPIYGQMMAASIVCAVPVVALYLIFQRYLVGGLTAGSVK